GCACCGGCTCACGGGTGCTGGACAGGCCGAGCCCCGCCTCGGTGGGCTGGTAGGAGACCGGGTGGGCGTGCAACGGCTCGCTGCCGACGCAGTTCCACCGCTTGAAGACGAGGGAGGACCACCAGTCGTTCGTGGGGATGGCGCCGTCCGGGGCGTCGTCGGTCAGGTAGGCGCGTGGGTCCGTCGCCAGGGGCGCGCATCCCTCGGGCGACGGGCCGACGCGGTCGGTGGTGTACCCGCCCGACCCGATGGGCACCGGCTCCGCGCTGGCGGCTCCCGCGACGACGCCGAGCCCGCCCAGTGCGAGCACCACCGCGGCGAGGGAGGCCACCAGCCCGGCGGGACGCGCGCGCCTGCCACGGCGCCTCCTGCGGGCGCCCCCGGCCGTGTCCGCACCGTGCGTCGTCTTCGTCGTCGTCGTCGTCGACATGACAAGCCCCCCGCTGACCGGCCTCTCCCGGCCCGCCACCTGCTGACGTCGCCGTGCGGACGATCTCTTCGCACCGTAAGCGCGGGATGTCACTGCCGCAAACTGTCACGGATCCGTGTCATCTGGGTGCTTCCCGACATGCGGACGGCCACCGTCGACCAGGGGTCGCGCGATGGCCGTCCGATGCGCGTCAGTTCTGCGAGGCCGTCTCCTGCGCCGCGATCTGGGCGCGGACGTCGTCCATGTCGAGCGCCTTCACGGCGCTGATGACCTGCTCCAGGGCTGGCGCGGGCAGAGCGCCTGCCTGGTTGAACACCAAGATCCCCTGGCGGAACGCCATCAGCGTCGGGATCGACGTGATGCTCAGCTCCATGGAGAGCTCCTGCTCCGCCTCCGTGTCGACCTTCGCGAAGACGACGTCGGGGTGCGCCTGCGAGGACGCCTCGAAGATCGGCTCGAACCGCTTGCACGGCCCACACCACTCCGCCCAGAAATCGACGAGCACGATGTCGTTGTCGGTGATGGTCTGCTGGATCGTGTCTGCGGTCAGCTCCGTGGTGGCCATGGCCGCCCCTCCCTAAGTCCGTGAGTCTGCGCACGTAGAGCACGCCCACCCTCCCGAGTATTCCCTGGCCGACGCGCGTCGGCCCGCCCGAACAGGCCGGGGAGGGTAGAACAGAGCAGTGACCGACACTGCCGACTTCCCCCGCGAGCACGAGCCCGAGCGCCCCGCCGGGTGGATGGACCACGACGCGATCCAGTACGTGCGCACCGTCCTGCCGATCCTCTACGTGGACGCGATCCCCGTGCGCGTCGACGAGGCCGGCGACGTCGTCGCCGTGGGCCTGCTGCTGCGCGTGACCCGGGAGGGTGTGATGTCTCGGGCGCTCGTGTCAGGGCGTGTCATGTACCACGAGCGGGTCCGCGACGCCCTGCTGCGGCACATCGAGAAGGACCTGGGCCCGGTGGCCCTTCCGCAGATCCCGGCCTCGCCGCAGCCGTTCACGGTGGCGGAGTACTTCCCGACCCCCGGCGTCACCCCGTACCACGACCCCCGCCAGCACGCCGTGTCCCTCGCCTACGTGGTGCCCGTCTCCGGGGACTGCCGACCGCAGCAGGACGCGCTGGACCTCGCGTGGCTGACCCCCGAGGAGGCGACCTCGGAGCAGGTGCAGATGGCGATGAACGGCGGCCAGGACCTGCTGCTGCGCCAGGCCATGGCCCACGTGGGCCGCCTGTCCTGACCGAGCCGCTCGCCGTTCAGCCCAGCGTCAGCTCGGGCCAGTCCGCCAGGTCGGCGCGCATCCGCCGGTCGTGCGTCGCGACGACCACGGCCGCGGACGTTCCGCGCAGGGCCGCGGTCAGCTCGTCCACCAGCCCGATCGACAGGTGGTTGGTGGGCTCGTCGAGCAACAGCACGTGGGGCGCGGCGAGCAGGGCGCACGCCAGGTCGAACCGGCGCCGCTGGCCCACCGACAGGTCGGCCAGCGGCCGCTCCAGGTCCTCCTCGCTGAGCAGGCCGAGCGCCGCCACCGGCACGAGCTGCTCGGGGTCGAGCGCCCCGCGCTCGAGCAGGTCCAGCGCGCGGCGGGCATAGGCCTCGAACCCGCTGCCCCGCGGGCCGTGCGGGCCCTCCGCGGCGCCCGGACCGGGATGGCGCCGGCCCCGGTCCCCCGGGGCGCCCTCCTGGCCGAGCACGCCCACCCGGACGCCCGGCGCCAGCGACCGCGCGCCCCGCTCCAGGGGAATCGCGCCGGCCAGCGCGGCGAGGAACGTCGACTTCCCGGAGCCGTTCGGCCCGGTCACCAGCAGGCGGCCGCACGGCGGCAGGTCCACCCGGGTGCCGGGCAGGTCGAGCCGCGCGCGCCCGCCGTCCCCCGCGACCCGTGGCGCCCGCACCTCGAGAAGCGGGCCGCCGCTGTAGTCGCGGGGCAGCGAGGGCAGGTCCGGGAACGCGAGCTCCACCGGCGGCGTCGGCACCTCGACCGCTTGCTCCTCGAGGCGCTGCACCAGCCGGTCGGCTGCCTTCACGTGGATCCGGGCCCGCGTGGCCCGACGGTTCTTCTGCGAGCCCTTGAGCGGCCGCCACTCGTCGGAGAGCCCTTCGTAGGACGCGTCCAGCCGGGCGGCGAGCTGCTCGGCGCGCTTGCGCTCGGCGCGGTGCCGGGCCCGCCAGCGGCGCAGGGCCTGGTCCTTGGCGAACCGGTAGGCGGCGTAGGACGTCGCCCCGTACAGCACGGGCCGTCCGTCCATCGACGGGTCGAGGTCGAGGATCGCGGTCATCACGTCATCGAGCAGGCGCCGGTCGTGTGTGACGATCACCACGACCCCGGGCCACTGCTGCAGTTGGGCCGTGAGGTAGTCGATGCCGCTCGCGTCGAGGTGGTTGGTCGGCTCGTCGAGCAGCAGGATGTCGGCCCGCTCGGCGATGCGGCAGGCGAGCCGCACGCGGTACCGCTGCCCGACGCTCAACCGGTCCAACGGGCGCGTCAGGTCCCGCGGCGCGCCGAAGCGGCTCAGCGCCTCGTCGACGCGGCGATCGGCGTCCCAGGCCGCCAGGTGCTCGACCCGCGCGATGGCGTCCGCGAGGGCTGCAAGGTCCCCGCGCTCGTGGTCGAACCCCTCGATCTCCGCCGCCAGCCGCTCGGCCGCCGCCCGTGAGCGCCCCAGCGCCTCGGCCACGAGGGCGCCGACGGTGGCGCCCGGGGCCACGTCCAGCTCCTGCTCGACCACTGCGATGGACCCGGCCCGGCGCACCTCGCCGCTGAACGGCTCCAGGTCGCCGGCGAGCACGCGCAGCAGCGTCGTCTTGCCGGCGCCGTTCTCCCCGACCACGCCGACGCGGTGCCCGGCCGACGCCAGCAGGTCCACCTGGTCGAGCACGGCGCGCCCCGGGTAGCCGACGCTCACGGCGTCGGCGGCCAGGTGCACCGGGCCGGCCCCCGGGCTCATTGGCCCAGGGCGCGGACGATCACCGGGACGAGGGCACGGAACGCCTGCCCGCGGTGGCTGATCGCGTTCTTCTCCTGCGGGGACAGCTCGGCGCACGACCGGGTCTCGCCCTCGGGCACGAGCACGGGGTCGTAGCCGAACCCGCCGTCCCCGCGCGGCGCGGTGGCCAGCGACCCCACCAGGTGGCCCATCTCGACGTGCTCGAAGCCGTCGGGCGTCACCAGCGCGGCAGCACAGGTGAAGCGGGCTCCCCGGTGCTCGGGGGCGATGTCGGACAGCTGGGCGAGCAGCAGGTCGAGGTTGGCGCGGTCGTCGCCATGCCGCCCGGCCCACCGCGCGGAGAAGATCCCCGGGGCGCCGCCCAGCACGTCCACGGACAGCCCGGAGTCGTCGGCCACGGCGGGCAGCCCGGTGAAGGCCGCGAGGGCACGGGCCTTGAGCAGCGCGTTCTCCGCGAAGGTGACCCCGTCCTCGACGGGCTCGGGCGCCTCCACGTCGCGCGCGCCGACCACGGCCGCCGGGTCCAGCCCGGGGAGCACGGGTGCCAGGATCGACCGCAGCTCGCCGATCTTGTGCGCGTTGTGGGTCGCCAGGACCAGGCGCGGCGGCACAGCGCTCGGCACAGCGCTCACGCGCCGGCGCCCAACGACGGGGCGGCTGCGGGCGACGGCGCCGCCAGCGCGGCGGCCTGCAGCGCGCTCAACTCGCTGGCGCCCGCCACGGCGAGGTCCAGCAGGGCGTCGAGCTCGGCACGGTCGAACGGCGCCTGCTCGGCGGTGCCCTGCACCTCGACGAACTTGCCGGAGCCGGTCACCACGACGTTCATGTCCGTCTCGGCGCGGACGTCCTCGACGTACGGCAGGTCGAGCACCGGCACACCGTCCACGATGCCGACGCTGACCGCGGACACCGAGTCCCTCAGCACGGTCTTCCTGCGGTCGATCGCCCCGCGCTCGACGCCCCACGCGACCGCGTCGGCCAGTGCCACGTAGGCGCCGGTGATGGACGCCGTGCGGGTGCCGCCGTCGGCCTGCAGCACGTCGCAGTCCAGCACGATCGTGTTCTCGCCCAGGGCCGAGACGTCGATGATGGCGCGCAGCGACCTGCCGATGAGCCGGGAGATCTCGTGGGTGCGACCGCCCACCTTGCCGCGGACCGACTCGCGGTCGGAGCGGGTGCTCGTGGCGCGCGGGAGCATCGCGTACTCGGCCGTGACCCAGCCCTGGCCCGAGCCCTTGCGCCAGCGCGGCACGCCCTCGGTGAACGAGGCGACGCAGAGCACCTTGGTACCGCCGAACTCGACGAGCACGCTGCCCTCGCCGCTGTCGAGGTAGCGGCGGGTCAGGGTCACCGGCCGGAGCTGGTCCCGGCGGCGGCCGTCGGCCCGCAGCCAGACGCCCGGCTCTGCCGCGTTCGAGGGCTGGGGGGTCGAGGTAGCAGAAGTCATGGCGACGAGCCTAGCCGCGCGAGCGTGCCGCGCCGACGAGCCTCAGATCGTGTAGACGGCGCCGGGCCGGGCCAGGTCGATCGGGCCGTCGTACTCGCCCTCGGCCTCGGCGAGCGTGACCTGCGGGTCGTTCCAGGCCACCAGGTGCGTCAGGACGAGCCGGCCGGCCTTCCCCGCCGCCGCGGCGGCCCCCGCCCGGCGACCGGTGAGGTGCACGCCCCGGAGCGCGTCGTCGCGCCCCTCGATGTAGGCGGCCTCGGCGAGCAGCAGGTCGACGCCGTCGGCGAGCGTGGCCAGCCCGGGGCACTCGTCGGTGTCCCCGGTGTACGCGAGGGTCACGGACCGGGCCGGGTCCGCGTCGGACGGGCCGGTGACCCGCACGCCGAATGAGGGCAGCGGATGGTCGACGGCGACCGGTTCGATCGTCAGCGGGCCCACCCTCACGGGGGCCCCCGGCTGCCACGGCTCGAACATGAACTGCCCCGAGACCTCGGTGGCGGGGTCCTTGCCGGCCATCTGGGCGAGCCGCTCGACTGTGCCCTCGGGGCCGAGCAGCCGCACGGGCGGGCACGGCCCCTCCGGGCGGTACCGGCGCAGCACGTTGAGCACCACCAGGTCGGCGACGTGGTCGGAGTGCAGGTGGGATATCCCGATGAGGTCGAGCGCGGTCGGGTCGGCGAGCGCCTGCAACGGGCCCAGGGCGCCGCTGCCCAGGTCGAGCAGAACCGTCCACGTCCGGCCGTGGGCGTCCTCGGCCTGCACCAGGTACGCCGACGCCGCGGACTCGGCGCTGGGGAACGACCCGGCGCAGCCCACCACCACGAGCCTCACCTGAGCGCCCCTCGCGTCTCCACAGCGAGCACCTCTGGCCCGAGGAACCGGCGGGCGAGCACGTGGAAGGACGCGGGGTCGCCGGTGGCGAGGAACCGGTGCTCGGGGGGCCCGGCGGCGGGAGACCGCTCGAGGTCATGGGCCACCAGCGTGCGGTACACGTCCTTCGCGGTCTCCTCGGCGCTTGAGACGAGCGTCACCTCCTCGCCCATGACGTAGGAGATCACCCCGGTCAGCAGCGGGTAGTGCGTGCAGCCCAGCACCAGGGTGTCGACGCCCGCCGCCTTCACGGGCGCCAGGTACTCGTCGGCCACCGCGAGGATCTCGGGGCCGGACGTGACGCCCGCCTCGACGAACTCCACGAACCGCGGGCACGCCTGCGTGGTGAGCTCCACGCCCGGCGCCACGGCGAACGCGTCGTCGTAGGCGCGGGACTGCACGGTCGACTGGGTCGCGATCACGCCGATGCGGCCGGTGCGGGTGGCGGCGACGGCGCGCCGGGCGGCCGGCAGGATCACCTCGACGACCGGCAGGCCACGCCGTTGCGTGTACCGCTCGCGGGCGTCGCGCAGCATCGCCGAGGACGCCGTGTTGCAGGCGATGACCAGCATCTTCACGCCGGCGTCGACCAGGTCGTCCATCACCTCGAGCGCGTGGGCGCGCACCGCGGCGAGCGGCTTCGTGCCGTAGGGGGTGTTGAGGGTGTCGCCGATGTAGAGGGTCGACTCCTGCGGCAGCTGGTCGAGGATGGCCCGGGCGACGGTCAGCCCGCCCACGCCGGAGTCGAAGATCCCGATGGGAGCGTCGTTCACGGAAGGGAGCCTAGTCATGCTCCCTGCCCGTCCTTCCCAGCCCGTCCGGAGCGGCCCAGGTCGTCGAGCAGCGCCGCCATGAGCGTCTCCTGCAGCCAGCTGAGCGAGACGTACACCGCCCCGAGGTACCGGCGGACCTCGCTCTGCGGGTCGTCGTCCTCCTCGGACGGGTCGCCGTCGAGCTCGACGTACAGCGACTCGGCGTCCTCGTCGTCGTGCAGGCCCAGCCGGTCGGCGAGGACCAGCCGCAGGTCGGTGAGGGTGGCGGCGACGGACCCCCCGCGCTCGACCGGCACGACGAGCGCGTCGGCGGGCCATCCCGCGCCGGCGCCGGTGGTGAGCATGTCCCACAGCCAGGTCAGCCGCTCGACCTTGACTCGCCGCAGGTCGTCCTCGGTGAGCCGGCGGAACTCGGCGGCCACCTCCTCGTCGTCGACCGAGGCGTCCGGCAGCAGCCGCCGCACGGCGTCGTCCTCGGGCGGCTCGATCTCCTGGGTGCGCAGCGACATCCCGAGGCCCTCCACCGCGGGGTCCGCGTCCGGGGCGGCGGCCGCGCGCTCCTCGAGGCGGCCGGCGCCCAGCAGATCGGCGACGTCCGCGACGACGGCGGCGACCACGCCCCGCTCGGTGGCGTCCAGCTCGGCGACCAGGGAGCCTCGCTCCCGCCTGAAGGCCCGCATCACTCGCCTCCCCGCTGCAGGGTGGCCCAGAGGCCGAAGGAGTGCATGGCCTGCACGTCCACCTCCATCTGCTCCCGGTTCCCGGTGGACACCGCGGACCGCCCCTCCTCGTGGACCTGCCGCATGAGCTTCTCGGCCTTCGCGCGGGAGTAGCCGAAGTAGCTCTGGAAGACGTAGGTGACGTAGCTCATGAGGTTCACGGGGTCGTTCCACACGATGGTGACCCACGCGTCCCCGAGCCGCTGGCCCGCCTCGGACTCGGCGGTCTCCTCGGGTGCGATCTGGACTGACACCCGATCACTGTAGGTGCGTCCGCGGACGAACTCGTCCTACGTTGAGCCCATGAGCACCCCCGAGGCCACGTCGGCCGTGACCGCCCCCCTCGCGTCCACGCCCCCTCGACCGAGCACCGCGCTGCTCACCGACAAGTACGAGCTGACGATGCTCGAGGCGGCCCTCGGCGACGGCGCCGCGGACCGCCGCTGCGTGTTCGAGGTGTTCACGCGCCGCCTGCCGGCCGGGCGGCGGTACGGGGTGCTCGCCGGGACCGGGCGGCTGCTCGAGGCGATCGAGGACTTCCGGTTCGGCCCGGCCGAGCTGGAGTGGCTGGCGAACGAGCGCGTGGTGGACGACCGGACGCTCGAGTTCCTCGCCGGGTACCGGTTCAGCGGGTCGATCACCGGCTACGCGGAGGGCGAGGTGTTCTTCCCGCAGTCTCCGGTGCTCGTGGTCGAGGGGACGTTCGCCGAGGCGGTGCTGCTGGAGACGGTCGCGTTGTCGGTGCTCAACCACGACTCGGCGGTGGCGTCCGCTGCCTCGCGCATGACCAGCGCGGCGGTCGACCGGCCGTGCCTGGAGATGGGCTCGCGCCGGGCCCACGAGGAGTCCGCGGTGGCGGCGGCGCGGGCGGCGGCGGTGAGCGGCTTCGCGGGCACGTCGAACCTGGAGGCGGGGCGCCGGTACGGCATCCCGACGATCGGCACGGCCGCCCACGCGTTCACGCTGCTGCACGACGACGAGGAGGCGGCGTTCGCCGCCCAGGTCGCGGCTGCTGGGCCGGGCACCACGCTGCTGGTCGACACGTACGACGTGCGCGCGGGCGTCGAGCGGGCGGTGGCCGTCGCGGGACCGGGACTGGGCGCTGTGCGCCTCGACTCGGGAGACCTGGGGGTGCTCGCGCAGGAGGTCCGGGCCCAGCTCGACTCCCTGGGGGCCCACGACACGCGGATCGTGGTGACGTCCGACCTGGACGAGTACGCGATCGCGGCGCTCGCGGCGGCGCCTGTCGACTCCTACGGCGTGGGCACCTCGGTGGTGACCGGCTCGGGGGCGCCGACCTGCGGCATGGTCTACAAGCTGGTGGCCCGGGAGGGCCGCACCGGGCAGATGGAGCCGGTGGCGAAGACGTCCCGCGCGAAGGCGGGGACGGGGGGCCGCAAGGCGGCTGCCCGCAGGCTGGGCCCGGATGGCCGGGCCGTGGAGGAGGTGCTGGTCACCGGGACGGACGAGCAGGTGTCCGCCTGGGTGTCGCAGGACGAGGCGCTGCGCGCCCTGCAGGTGCCGCTGGTGGTCGACGGCGCGGTGGACGCGCGGTGGA
The sequence above is a segment of the Cellulomonas chengniuliangii genome. Coding sequences within it:
- the trxA gene encoding thioredoxin, whose protein sequence is MATTELTADTIQQTITDNDIVLVDFWAEWCGPCKRFEPIFEASSQAHPDVVFAKVDTEAEQELSMELSITSIPTLMAFRQGILVFNQAGALPAPALEQVISAVKALDMDDVRAQIAAQETASQN
- a CDS encoding NUDIX hydrolase family protein, with product MTDTADFPREHEPERPAGWMDHDAIQYVRTVLPILYVDAIPVRVDEAGDVVAVGLLLRVTREGVMSRALVSGRVMYHERVRDALLRHIEKDLGPVALPQIPASPQPFTVAEYFPTPGVTPYHDPRQHAVSLAYVVPVSGDCRPQQDALDLAWLTPEEATSEQVQMAMNGGQDLLLRQAMAHVGRLS
- a CDS encoding ABC-F family ATP-binding cassette domain-containing protein — translated: MSPGAGPVHLAADAVSVGYPGRAVLDQVDLLASAGHRVGVVGENGAGKTTLLRVLAGDLEPFSGEVRRAGSIAVVEQELDVAPGATVGALVAEALGRSRAAAERLAAEIEGFDHERGDLAALADAIARVEHLAAWDADRRVDEALSRFGAPRDLTRPLDRLSVGQRYRVRLACRIAERADILLLDEPTNHLDASGIDYLTAQLQQWPGVVVIVTHDRRLLDDVMTAILDLDPSMDGRPVLYGATSYAAYRFAKDQALRRWRARHRAERKRAEQLAARLDASYEGLSDEWRPLKGSQKNRRATRARIHVKAADRLVQRLEEQAVEVPTPPVELAFPDLPSLPRDYSGGPLLEVRAPRVAGDGGRARLDLPGTRVDLPPCGRLLVTGPNGSGKSTFLAALAGAIPLERGARSLAPGVRVGVLGQEGAPGDRGRRHPGPGAAEGPHGPRGSGFEAYARRALDLLERGALDPEQLVPVAALGLLSEEDLERPLADLSVGQRRRFDLACALLAAPHVLLLDEPTNHLSIGLVDELTAALRGTSAAVVVATHDRRMRADLADWPELTLG
- the rdgB gene encoding RdgB/HAM1 family non-canonical purine NTP pyrophosphatase translates to MPSAVPPRLVLATHNAHKIGELRSILAPVLPGLDPAAVVGARDVEAPEPVEDGVTFAENALLKARALAAFTGLPAVADDSGLSVDVLGGAPGIFSARWAGRHGDDRANLDLLLAQLSDIAPEHRGARFTCAAALVTPDGFEHVEMGHLVGSLATAPRGDGGFGYDPVLVPEGETRSCAELSPQEKNAISHRGQAFRALVPVIVRALGQ
- the rph gene encoding ribonuclease PH gives rise to the protein MTSATSTPQPSNAAEPGVWLRADGRRRDQLRPVTLTRRYLDSGEGSVLVEFGGTKVLCVASFTEGVPRWRKGSGQGWVTAEYAMLPRATSTRSDRESVRGKVGGRTHEISRLIGRSLRAIIDVSALGENTIVLDCDVLQADGGTRTASITGAYVALADAVAWGVERGAIDRRKTVLRDSVSAVSVGIVDGVPVLDLPYVEDVRAETDMNVVVTGSGKFVEVQGTAEQAPFDRAELDALLDLAVAGASELSALQAAALAAPSPAAAPSLGAGA
- a CDS encoding MBL fold metallo-hydrolase; the protein is MRLVVVGCAGSFPSAESAASAYLVQAEDAHGRTWTVLLDLGSGALGPLQALADPTALDLIGISHLHSDHVADLVVLNVLRRYRPEGPCPPVRLLGPEGTVERLAQMAGKDPATEVSGQFMFEPWQPGAPVRVGPLTIEPVAVDHPLPSFGVRVTGPSDADPARSVTLAYTGDTDECPGLATLADGVDLLLAEAAYIEGRDDALRGVHLTGRRAGAAAAAGKAGRLVLTHLVAWNDPQVTLAEAEGEYDGPIDLARPGAVYTI
- the murI gene encoding glutamate racemase — protein: MNDAPIGIFDSGVGGLTVARAILDQLPQESTLYIGDTLNTPYGTKPLAAVRAHALEVMDDLVDAGVKMLVIACNTASSAMLRDARERYTQRRGLPVVEVILPAARRAVAATRTGRIGVIATQSTVQSRAYDDAFAVAPGVELTTQACPRFVEFVEAGVTSGPEILAVADEYLAPVKAAGVDTLVLGCTHYPLLTGVISYVMGEEVTLVSSAEETAKDVYRTLVAHDLERSPAAGPPEHRFLATGDPASFHVLARRFLGPEVLAVETRGALR
- a CDS encoding DUF2017 family protein, with product MRAFRRERGSLVAELDATERGVVAAVVADVADLLGAGRLEERAAAAPDADPAVEGLGMSLRTQEIEPPEDDAVRRLLPDASVDDEEVAAEFRRLTEDDLRRVKVERLTWLWDMLTTGAGAGWPADALVVPVERGGSVAATLTDLRLVLADRLGLHDDEDAESLYVELDGDPSEEDDDPQSEVRRYLGAVYVSLSWLQETLMAALLDDLGRSGRAGKDGQGA
- the clpS gene encoding ATP-dependent Clp protease adapter ClpS; translated protein: MSVQIAPEETAESEAGQRLGDAWVTIVWNDPVNLMSYVTYVFQSYFGYSRAKAEKLMRQVHEEGRSAVSTGNREQMEVDVQAMHSFGLWATLQRGGE
- a CDS encoding nicotinate phosphoribosyltransferase; amino-acid sequence: MSTPEATSAVTAPLASTPPRPSTALLTDKYELTMLEAALGDGAADRRCVFEVFTRRLPAGRRYGVLAGTGRLLEAIEDFRFGPAELEWLANERVVDDRTLEFLAGYRFSGSITGYAEGEVFFPQSPVLVVEGTFAEAVLLETVALSVLNHDSAVASAASRMTSAAVDRPCLEMGSRRAHEESAVAAARAAAVSGFAGTSNLEAGRRYGIPTIGTAAHAFTLLHDDEEAAFAAQVAAAGPGTTLLVDTYDVRAGVERAVAVAGPGLGAVRLDSGDLGVLAQEVRAQLDSLGAHDTRIVVTSDLDEYAIAALAAAPVDSYGVGTSVVTGSGAPTCGMVYKLVAREGRTGQMEPVAKTSRAKAGTGGRKAAARRLGPDGRAVEEVLVTGTDEQVSAWVSQDEALRALQVPLVVDGAVDARWTGPEGLRRAARRHRASRDELPRGARRLSADEAAVPTVTLHLAG